A single genomic interval of Halocatena salina harbors:
- a CDS encoding lamin tail domain-containing protein, which produces MQRKTLLALTLVFILVLAGCTNGPVDGTPTPEQPSIPDGLSIHYINTGLGTSTLIKEANETILIDSGDWQDDGDHVLDYLRANGIARIDHLVSTHPDSDHIGGQAAVIEYFEEEADGIGAVYDPGVPATTRTYDRYLDAIETYDVQLYQTRAGDELPFAGADVRVLSPPEPYLANEEPNENSIVLQVEHGQAGFLFPGDAAEAGEEYLVNEYGNSMNVSALLAGHHGSNSSSSAALLDATTPAVTVISSPYDSQYGHPHEEVLARLAARAIPTYWTGTHGDIVMHSNGSALTIATQREAPTESARLRKGEPIEPEANEPVKPRTVIALSTGKANSPAGPDSGPETDTGHETLSITEINADAAGDDRENLNDEYVTFEHMGDQPLDLSGWTVADDAGATYTFPDGTMLDPGDELTLHTGRGSDSATDLYWGSTQPVWNNAGDTVIVRDTTGTTVLEEDYS; this is translated from the coding sequence ATGCAGAGAAAAACGCTTCTCGCGCTCACGCTCGTATTCATTCTCGTCCTCGCAGGGTGTACGAACGGCCCAGTGGATGGCACACCGACCCCAGAGCAGCCATCTATTCCCGACGGGCTTTCGATTCACTACATCAACACGGGGCTTGGGACCAGCACACTCATTAAGGAAGCCAACGAGACAATCCTGATCGATTCGGGCGATTGGCAGGACGATGGGGACCACGTCCTCGACTATCTCCGAGCGAACGGCATCGCCCGAATCGATCATCTGGTGTCAACCCACCCTGATTCGGATCACATCGGTGGGCAGGCAGCTGTCATCGAGTACTTCGAAGAAGAAGCCGACGGCATCGGTGCGGTGTACGATCCTGGGGTACCGGCTACCACCCGGACCTACGACCGCTACCTTGATGCGATCGAGACATACGATGTCCAACTGTACCAGACCCGAGCTGGCGATGAACTTCCGTTCGCTGGGGCCGACGTCCGCGTTCTCAGTCCGCCCGAGCCGTATCTGGCCAACGAGGAGCCGAATGAGAACAGCATCGTCTTGCAGGTCGAACACGGTCAGGCTGGCTTTCTCTTCCCAGGTGATGCGGCCGAGGCTGGCGAGGAATATCTCGTCAACGAGTATGGGAACTCGATGAACGTCTCGGCCCTGTTAGCGGGCCATCACGGAAGCAACTCCAGTTCGAGTGCCGCACTGCTCGATGCGACAACCCCGGCCGTCACGGTCATCTCTAGTCCGTATGATTCCCAATACGGTCATCCACACGAGGAAGTATTAGCCCGGCTCGCTGCCCGTGCCATCCCGACATATTGGACCGGAACGCACGGGGATATTGTGATGCACAGCAACGGATCCGCGCTCACAATCGCCACCCAACGGGAGGCACCGACGGAGTCAGCTCGGCTCCGAAAGGGCGAGCCGATCGAACCAGAGGCGAACGAGCCCGTGAAACCCCGTACAGTCATTGCGCTCTCGACAGGCAAGGCGAACTCCCCTGCTGGACCCGATAGCGGACCCGAGACCGACACTGGTCATGAAACGCTCTCGATCACAGAGATCAACGCTGATGCAGCGGGAGACGACCGGGAGAATTTGAACGACGAGTACGTTACCTTCGAGCATATGGGTGACCAACCCCTCGATCTCTCCGGCTGGACGGTCGCTGATGACGCAGGAGCGACATACACGTTCCCAGACGGCACCATGCTTGATCCCGGCGATGAACTTACACTCCACACGGGGAGGGGGTCGGATTCGGCAACCGACCTGTACTGGGGGTCGACCCAGCCGGTGTGGAACAACGCCGGTGATACCGTGATCGTACGGGATACAACTGGGACCACGGTTCTGGAGGAGGACTACTCATGA